A segment of the Leptolyngbya sp. FACHB-261 genome:
GCCAAAGTTGTAATCATAATAGATGAATTAGATCGTTGTCGTCCTACTTATGCAGTGCAACTTTTAGAACGGATAAAACATCTCTTTGATGTACCAGGAGTAGTTTTTATCCTCGGCATTGATCGATCCCAACTTAACCATTCAATACGGGCGCTTTATGGCTCAGACTTTAATGCACAGGGGTATCTAAAACGCTTTATTGATGTGGACTATCGACTACCAGAACCAAAAGCGGGGGATTATTGCTCATATCTTTTCAAATGTTTTGGTATTGAGGAACTGATATCAAAACGAAAAACACGAAATAAGCAATATGAGCTACAAGCTTTAAGAGATTTTTTAGGGTGCTTTATGTCTGCAGCCGGAATGACCTTGAGGGAGCAGGAACAAACTGTGGCGAGATTGAGAATTGTGCTACAAACAATTCCAACTAATCATTTTCTTTTTGAGATAACACTGAGCATTCTTTTATTCCTGCGAGAGTGGAATCGTAATATTTATACGTCTCTCTTGGCGGGTGAAGTTAATATTGAAGATATTCTTACTGAGATTGAGCAACTTCCTAATATCAAGGAAGCTTCTGGAAAACTTGATAGAGATTTACTTGAAGCAGTTCTTCTGGCTGGATTGATTGAGCTGGGTGTGACTTCTCCTAGTTTAGAAGATTATAGAAAACTTGTTGGCTCAGGCTCGAAGGAACCCAATTTTAATAAAGCCCAGAAAATTCTCCGTATCATTGAAAAACTTGACGATCCATTTGATCATGGTGGACCAGGATTTAAGGTTACGGAGCAACGATTGGCACTTACAAGTCGCTTTGTATCATATGACGATGAGAGTAGAACTTAACAAACGCATGTACTGTACTAGCTGAGATGCTTTCTATCTAGTTTCAACACTCTCGGAGCCTATGACGCTAGTTATTAGTCCGCTAAATTAGGGTCGGAAGTGTAATCTCAAGCCTATAGGTAGATGTGATGATTAAGTTGCGCGTAAAATCCAAACAAGAAAAAATCAACAAGGCGATAGTACTTTCAAACCTTCTTATCTTCGAATTTAATGCTTTAGAGACGGAATCGTTTGAGTATCCAGCAAGTCCCTAGAAAAGTTCATGAGTAACCGAAGATACTATTCCATTCGCACTGGTAAAAATCCTGATGCAAGTCGCTATGATTTGCCTATTCTTCTTAGACTATTTCACGATTTTTATCTTGAGTTTCTAAATAAAGATTATTTTCAGGAAAATTTTGGTTATATCTGTGTAGATGCTGGAGAGGTTTCAGGTAACTTAGGTTCTGACATCGAAGCTCAAATGTTTCGTGCCATTAGAAGACCTAAACTGTGGCCAATTCAGATAAGATATAAGAGCTACTCAGAAGACGATTTATTTGATGTTATTGAGTTTCTTTATGATCATGTCTCTAAACCAGTTGATGGGTATTTTCATGGCCACAATGCATGCGGCTATCATTACGATACTTTTGATAAAAGGACAGGCCAGCAGGAATTTAGAGATGTTATCAATCAAATTCTATATGATTACAAGGAGGGGTATGAACTTTCCGATGAGGGAGAAATTCTGGAATCTCCAGAGCAGGGATTAGAGAAGTTGTTTACTGCAAGTTTGCCTACGCGTGATGCTAACAATGTTGAGCAGCGCGTTCAATCTGCAATTCTCAAATTTAGGCGTTATCGCTCGTCTCTAGATGAGAGACGTGATGCAATTCGAGATTTAGCTGACGTTCTTGAGTTTCTGCGTCCTCAAGTTAAGACAGTAATATCGAAAAAGGATGAGAGCGATTTATTTTATATTGCTAATCAGTTTGGGATACGGCACCACAATGAACAGCAAAAGCAGGATTATGATAAAGCCATTTGGTACAGTTGGATGTTCTATCACTATTTAGCAACAATACACGCTTGTTTAAGGTTAATTAAAAAAGCTGAGAGCAAGTCTCCGAGTGAGGGCTAACACTCCACGACAACGGACGAACGAAAGTTGCTTCTGATGTTCCAAAGGTTACTAAAGTGATCTAATGTATAGTTAACCTACTCCACACAGAGAAGTTGCACTTGCCTTTGAAGGATATCAATGAGCTTGAAGGCGCTTGAGAGGCAATTCAAGGAAGAGGGTGAGCCAACCGTTGATAAGTTACAGCAAAAAAAATGTTGCAAACAAAGTTGTATGTTTATTGGAAGTGGATTGCTTTAGCTATCTTTTCGGCAATTTTATCTATTTTTTTATTTTCTACACCTAATATTGCGAACGCACAAAATGCGACATTCTCCACAGATCAAAATCCGTTATGTCAACAACTCGACTTCGAAAAACTAGGAAACAAAGAACGTCCTACCTTAGACTCAATAATTATAGAAACCGGGTCACGCATTATTCCAGACGGTGAAACTATAACTGTCAAGATTTCTAAGCCTTCACCTGCAAATACTGTCTTCTGCGCCAGGATCTATACAAATAAAGAGATCAAACCAGTCAGAGTAATAACAGCAAAAAACTCCTCTGATGGCAATACCATCCTAACACTAAGAACTCCTAGCATTGACTGGAGACTATTGCGTATCGAAGCAAAGTTTGATTTGGCCTCTATCCCGTTTGATGAATCTACTGGGAAATATCGGATAAATTCTCCAGATACATACGTGTCACAAGATGTAAAGATTAGTTCTTGGCCATTCTCTGTTGTTGGTTCTATTATTGCTATTTTTGTAGCTTATTCAGTGGCAGCTACTGCTGTCTACCGTTTGAAGAACAATCAAGAAAAAGGTCCCTCACAAAATATGTTGGGCTACTTAGATCTTGTTGCTTTTACATCAGAAAAGTCTGGGAAAGCCAATATTTCTAATTTGCAAATTACGTGGTTTACTTTAATTGTATTTGGTCTACTGGTCCATGTTCTGTTAAGAACTGGTGAGCTAAGTCCTATTTCAGACAATATTTTGTGGTTACTTGGAATCAGTGCTACTGGTAAGATTATCTCAAGAGGAGTGGATTTTACCAGAAATCGGTTATCACTTGAAAATCGGGCATGGTTGTATTATCAAGGATGGTTAAAAGATACTGGGCCATTAAAGGCAGCTAAGTGGGGAGACTTAATAATGACTGATAGTAGTTTTGATGTTTATAAGTATCAACTACTAATTTTTAGCTTGATCGTTGGTATAACTTTGACAGTGAGCGGTCTCAATGCGCTAACAACATTCAACCTTCCACAGGGATTTGTAAGTTTGCTTGGTCTAAGCAATGCTGTTTATATTTTTGGAAAAACAACATCTCCAAATCTTGTTGCAGAGTTAAATGAACATTTGAATCAACTACGTGGCCTTGAAAAGAGATATTCTGAAGATCCTGAAGCTTATAGAATGAAGGCTAGAGATGTTGCTAGTATGCTTGTTTTAGTATATGGAGAAGAACTTACAAAATTTAATTCTGGAATCACAAATTCTTCTTTAGAACCTAGACTGGTTGATTGAAAAATTTCTAATGAGTGACGAACTTAGAAAACCCACCTAATAAGACTAGCCAAATCACCACAGCTAGCCAGTGTATAACTGATGGCAACCAAATTGAGCCAGTACCTAAGTAAGCAATTGTGCATATAACCCCCAATAAAGCAGCTAAAACCAGAAAGATTGGTTGCACAAAGACGTAGTAACCAGAAGGATTCCAAGTCATACCTTGAATTGGATGGTAGACAATAAAAATTATTATGCCGATGATTATCCAAAGCATTTTTGTTTTCATAGACGGGTTTTCAAAAGGATGTGGTAGCAATAGAACTCGAAAAAGTATCTCCTCGCTCAAAGCTGGCATAACAAAGGAAAAAGCTGCAATTTTTACGACTTCTTTCCACGTTTCATTGATTATTTGAATTCTCAAGAAGTTAGATTTGAATCCGATAAATAGCAACAGAGCTATCAATACTAAAATAGGTAGTAGCAAACGTTTTAGTTGATTGGGACTGATGAAGTTAGTAAAAGCAAAATATAAACGCTCCCATAGTAATTGAACCATTGGTAATCTCTAGAAAATGACTTACTGATTGAATACCTTGAAATTCTACACTTATGATAGAGACTATCGGTGATGAGTAGAACAAGTTGTCGTGTTGCGGCATGTAGCTTGACAGGAAGCGCAACAACCTACCCAAAGTATTGGTAGGGGAAAATCCAGAGGGAAATATGCAATACGTTCTCATTATTCACGAAGTCGAAGATTACCCAGCATGGAAAATAATTTTTGATAACGCCGCACAAATCCGAAAGGAAGCCGGAGAAATTAGTTATCAGTTGCTCAAGTTTGAAAATGACGCTAATAACATTGTGCATTTCTCACGATGGGACTCATTGCAAAACGCCAAGAACTTCTTCGAGTCGGAAGCATTAGTCGAAATTCGTAAGCAAGCTGGTGTCAAAGCGCCCAAATTTGTTTATTTGAACGAAATTGAAAACGGCAATTTATAGAAGCGTGTAAAATCTGGGCACTAGCCTCAGTTACATTTGGAATCGCCTAGAATTGAGCAACCTACTAGAAAGTATGGATTAAATCCTTCTTACACAACGCATCTAACGCCTCTAGAATCTTACAAGGGGCGTTTTTTAGTGACCAACCTGCACCCATTCCTCCTGAACACATAGATTTAAAGCTATGGCATTTGAATTTGATCATCTCTTTATCTGTACTGATATTGGGGCTCCCGAAGCTGAGCCTCTAGTATCACTTGGTTTGATTGAGGGATCATCCAACACCCATCCTGGACAAGGCACAACCAATCGTCGCTTCTTCTTCCACAACGCCATGTTGGAACTGTTGTGGGTTTATGATCCAGAAGAAGCTAAGTCTGAGCCAATTCATCGCACTCATCTTTGGGAACGCTGGGCAAATCGGAATAACGGCGCCTGTCCATTTGGCCTCTGTTTACGTCCAGCCACAGACTCCAGTGACATCATTGCATTTCCTAGTTGGCCCTATCGTCCACCTTATTTGCCCGAAACAATGAGCATTGCAGTGGGCAACAATAGCAACGTGTTAACTGAGCCAATGCTGTTTCAGACTCCATACGGTCAACGTCCAGACCGTTACTCTGCTGAAAGGTTACAACCTCTCGACCATCCCGTAGGGATACAAGAAATAACCCGTGTAGAGCTAGTGAGTCCCACTGCCAACAATCCGTCACCAGAGCTTCAAGCCGTGATTGATACAAACCAAGTAAAGCTACGGGTAGGAGCAGAATATTGTATAGAGCTTGGCTTCGATGGAGAAGTGCAGAAACAACAAGTAGATTTCCGACCTGGGTTGCCGCTTATTATCCGTTGGTAGCGTAAACCTCAGACAACATAGAGAAACGACATCCCGAGCCATCAAACTCAGCTACCCCTTAAACCTGTTTATGCAATTGCCTATAAAAAACTGATAACTACATCTCACTTCTCTAGATTCTAAACAAGGAGCTGCAATGGCCAACTCATCCGCCAAATCATCAAAACGCCCATTCTTTATTGAACCTCGAACACTCATTGCTTGTTTCGGTGCCCTCCCTGCTTGTTTCGCTGTTTATACATGTCTCTATATGTTCGCTGTTCCGTATCTGCTAAATTCAAGGAGTGTCGTCATAACTTATACTGGATTTTACATTCAATTTCCAACTCTTATCGGAGAAGTGCACAACCTTCGCTGTCAGACTAGTGGGGCAGTTGTAGACGGTTATGAATACTTCTGCCGCTTTAATGCCGAACCATCAAGCATTGAGCAGTTTGTTAAGGAGATGAAATTCACTGCTGGGGAGTACGAATGTGGAGATTTAGAGCAGTATCCTCAAGAGCAGTGGTGGAAGCCGACAGACATAGCCGGAGGACAATGCTACTTAAACAGCCCCGCTGGTCACCCTATACTGTTGTATTCTCCAATCAGTCAACTTGCTTATATAAAAGATGCTGACTACTCTATAGACCATACTGACGACTAATCTTATTCTGGGACCACACGATAAAACTTTCCCAGGCTCAGAAGCCACTATCTCTAATAAAGCTGACTAATTATGCTACTAGGCGACCAGTGGGAACATAACCAAAAGCTTACTGCTAGAGCGAAGGGCAAAGTGGCTTAGAATTGTTGGTAAGGCAATGCTTTGAGAGGCAGAGTAATGAGATTAGGGAGCACTTTTCAAGTCAGCGTAGGGAATGAGTGAGATGAATCCACTAACTTCAAAGATCATTTTCACAATTGGCATAATCTCATGGCTGATCATCAGGATCCCTTACCAACGAGAGCAAAAACAGAACACCATCGTTGATGACCGAAAAACCCTTCAAGAAAAGGTAGTGCGCCTTCTGCTATTGCTTGGGATACTGTTCCTCCCGTTGGTTTACGTTCTATCTCCTTGGTTAAACTTTGCCAACTACCATCTACCAACCTGGGCAAATGGATTAGGCATCGCTACTCTTGCGCTCTCCCTCTGGTTGTTTTGGCGCAGCCATCACGACTTAGGCAAAAATTGGTCATCAACGCTGCAAATTCGAGAAGGACACACATTGACAACCAATGGTGTTTATCAAAACATTCGTCATCCGATGTACACCTCTGTCCTGTTACTTTGCATTGCACAAGCACTATTGCTGGCAAACTGGATTGCAGGTCTATCTGGATTCATTAGCTTCAGTATTGCCTATACAACCCGAGTTGGCCAGGAAGAACAGATGTTGCTTAACAGCTTCGGCGATGAGTATGAAACCTATAAGCAACGCACAAAGCGATTAGTTCCCTACCTGTTCTAAGCTGAGCCTAACAGCAAGTGACCAGCCGCACATGCTGAAGAAATGTTCGCTGTTCTTAGTAACTGAAAGATTGTCTGTGGACATTTTGGCTCAAGCTACCGCAGAAATTCCGTAAAAGCCTTGATAGACTGCTGTCCCCGCTGTGCATTTCCCGTGGTCAAAAAGTCCAAGATGGCACCCTGAAACAAGTGAAATAGAGATAAAGCAGTGGTTTTATCATTTGTAAGATCAAATAGAGCATCTAACCATTGTTGACTCTCGCGTTCTAAGAAAAGCTGTGTCTCTGCGTCGCCTTGTATGGCACGTCGGTTTAGCTCCATGGTCAGTTTCAGCAAGCCATTCATCTCTGGTGAGGTCAAATGCGTCCACATCTCCAGCAGTCGTTCTACTAGAGAATTTGACCCTTCCCGTGGCACGCCTTGAATTGACCACAATTTTTCACGCAAACGAGTCTCCAAAAGACCAATGAGTTGCCGCTCCAACTCGTGTTTAGAGCCAAAGTGATAAACGAGCATCCGTCCGCTAGTGCCCACTCTTTCAGCCATCGCGTTGATGCTACAGTCCAAAGCTCCCACCCCAATCGCGGCAGCTAGACACCGTTCTAGAAGCTCTTCCTTCTTCTGAGGCTCAGTGGGTCGGCTCATGGGTTGACAATTATCGTAATGGTCATTACATTAATGATTAGCGTAATAGCCATTACAGTAACACCGCTCAATAGGAAAATGACCATGAACGCGAAAAACCAAATCAGCCTCGTCTTGATTGGCTTCGTTATCTGGGTAGCAGCAACACTGGTTTTCCGGATAGCTGGTTCGTACTTCTTTGAACGTTCCGCTACTGAGTAT
Coding sequences within it:
- a CDS encoding TetR/AcrR family transcriptional regulator — its product is MSRPTEPQKKEELLERCLAAAIGVGALDCSINAMAERVGTSGRMLVYHFGSKHELERQLIGLLETRLREKLWSIQGVPREGSNSLVERLLEMWTHLTSPEMNGLLKLTMELNRRAIQGDAETQLFLERESQQWLDALFDLTNDKTTALSLFHLFQGAILDFLTTGNAQRGQQSIKAFTEFLR
- a CDS encoding protein-S-isoprenylcysteine O-methyltransferase gives rise to the protein MNPLTSKIIFTIGIISWLIIRIPYQREQKQNTIVDDRKTLQEKVVRLLLLLGILFLPLVYVLSPWLNFANYHLPTWANGLGIATLALSLWLFWRSHHDLGKNWSSTLQIREGHTLTTNGVYQNIRHPMYTSVLLLCIAQALLLANWIAGLSGFISFSIAYTTRVGQEEQMLLNSFGDEYETYKQRTKRLVPYLF
- a CDS encoding antibiotic biosynthesis monooxygenase produces the protein MQYVLIIHEVEDYPAWKIIFDNAAQIRKEAGEISYQLLKFENDANNIVHFSRWDSLQNAKNFFESEALVEIRKQAGVKAPKFVYLNEIENGNL
- a CDS encoding P-loop NTPase fold protein gives rise to the protein MLIRQVELEVPADNPFHNDALNRKELEPPLTQFVTQASGPFVLALDSSWGSGKTTFLRMWQLKLAETGHACLYLNAWKTDFTQEPLVAVVGELSSAIESFAPTGQQGTALRRHMKKARQVAESIAKRSILVGVKLATIGILDTKDLTEKIISDLASDIVEDRIKNYEKGKSEIEEFRKSLASLAGEVEKLRPDVSAKVVIIIDELDRCRPTYAVQLLERIKHLFDVPGVVFILGIDRSQLNHSIRALYGSDFNAQGYLKRFIDVDYRLPEPKAGDYCSYLFKCFGIEELISKRKTRNKQYELQALRDFLGCFMSAAGMTLREQEQTVARLRIVLQTIPTNHFLFEITLSILLFLREWNRNIYTSLLAGEVNIEDILTEIEQLPNIKEASGKLDRDLLEAVLLAGLIELGVTSPSLEDYRKLVGSGSKEPNFNKAQKILRIIEKLDDPFDHGGPGFKVTEQRLALTSRFVSYDDESRT
- a CDS encoding type II CAAX prenyl endopeptidase Rce1 family protein; this translates as MVQLLWERLYFAFTNFISPNQLKRLLLPILVLIALLLFIGFKSNFLRIQIINETWKEVVKIAAFSFVMPALSEEILFRVLLLPHPFENPSMKTKMLWIIIGIIIFIVYHPIQGMTWNPSGYYVFVQPIFLVLAALLGVICTIAYLGTGSIWLPSVIHWLAVVIWLVLLGGFSKFVTH